One Chryseobacterium indoltheticum DNA segment encodes these proteins:
- a CDS encoding DUF6438 domain-containing protein, with protein MKYLLSLFSIIFLFSCTTQKMSSSKYSTIEYEAGACFGSCPIYKMTINADRTAVLEAEHFNFSKGFSKGEFDKPREGTFKTTIKEADYKKLITLLDGLDLKSLNDKYGSRNITDLSTSYLRVKFNDGSSKNIEDYGKRGTEKLKTVYQFFEDLKHNQQWEKVQ; from the coding sequence ATGAAATATCTATTAAGTCTCTTTTCAATTATTTTTCTTTTCTCATGCACTACTCAGAAAATGTCATCGTCAAAATATTCAACCATAGAATATGAAGCGGGTGCATGCTTTGGTTCTTGTCCCATTTATAAAATGACCATTAACGCTGACCGAACAGCTGTTTTGGAAGCCGAGCATTTTAATTTTTCTAAAGGATTTTCAAAAGGAGAATTTGATAAACCCAGAGAAGGAACTTTTAAAACGACTATAAAAGAAGCAGATTACAAAAAACTTATTACACTTCTTGATGGTCTAGACCTAAAAAGTCTTAATGATAAATATGGCTCACGTAATATTACCGATTTATCTACATCTTATTTAAGAGTAAAATTTAATGATGGATCATCTAAAAACATTGAAGATTACGGAAAACGAGGAACTGAAAAACTGAAGACTGTGTATCAATTTTTTGAAGATCTGAAGCACAATCAGCAGTGGGAAAAAGTTCAATAA